The following are encoded in a window of Methanobrevibacter ruminantium M1 genomic DNA:
- a CDS encoding Ig-like domain-containing protein codes for MNCSVYEDYSENIITADLNSNSNELNSDFAYGDSDSEEILDEPSQKLKTGSDNSDFKDIQNLIDNAKENDVIELSGTYTGDSLIVVNKSLTLKSSSSATLDGEFLNELMAINAPNVILDNINFINANYTGLSVNNNYVTIQNCNFDGCINGELGCALIIHGNNVNVLNSNFTNNVANKSSCHHTDGAAIYLIGNDCQIDNCSFINNWGYNFETSSSGGAIWIKGNNIVINNSYFFNNSATAEVGWTFHGEEITYLADGYGGAAFLVGKNVKIINSLFDSSLSHAQGGALYYKSAYDCSIINSTFLNSFSVGEGGVIYLGQNIDGLMIDSCNFINNTADGLDGVLVKYTDLGSVLYASKFAENVVITNSSLLNNKGTSAVYFLGNNLNISNSIIENNNLSTAVIYMNGSMNDNFWSKNFDSADEFKNDCFIIRDNESQVPDTWFNLVCDGLDSLKAKGVYDYNMSFVLKDASLDNHASKISLTNNLPNYHINLKNSAKNKINPNELVIVDNQADFTYDYIESAKDSIDVYDDYNNLILSKKVLSGITYINDSGNDTKDLQDAIDSASSGSLISLSNKTYVLDTILINKDIHISGEENTTVMLSNSSDYIFKISNCSAANYSDYGIAISNINFILDNGDIVALAEAVNGSGSLSIDVASIKITDNSFTSREGVVRESITILELDSQRAVLAPTRNISISNNSLEIGMNPFDFNVKSVINGSDVRVDVGGNLASKKASQIICKDMVTKAIASNVDSRSGEYFNVSLKDSQGKPLQNKFVQIGFNGAVYNRTTNESGELRLQINLAYKGVYTFAISYLGDDECNGSFEVAKITVNPQSPILMANNAKYKVSSTKTLSASFKSMKGSPISGKTIKFTVDGKTYSGKTNSNGIASVKVSLNKKGTYKFTAKFAGDNTFAAVTKSAKVVIS; via the coding sequence ATGAATTGTAGTGTATATGAAGATTATAGTGAAAATATTATCACAGCAGATCTAAATTCAAATTCTAATGAGCTTAATTCAGATTTTGCTTATGGTGATTCAGATTCTGAAGAAATCTTAGATGAACCCTCTCAAAAGCTTAAAACAGGTTCTGATAATTCTGATTTTAAAGACATACAAAATTTAATCGATAATGCTAAGGAAAATGATGTAATTGAGCTTAGCGGAACCTATACAGGTGATTCTCTAATTGTAGTAAACAAATCATTAACATTAAAGTCTTCTTCAAGTGCAACACTTGATGGAGAATTTCTAAATGAATTAATGGCTATAAATGCTCCAAATGTTATATTGGACAACATCAACTTTATAAATGCAAATTACACTGGTCTTAGTGTAAATAACAATTATGTAACCATTCAAAATTGTAATTTTGACGGCTGTATCAATGGAGAGTTAGGATGTGCCTTAATAATCCATGGGAATAATGTAAATGTATTAAACTCTAATTTTACAAATAATGTTGCAAATAAGTCCAGCTGTCATCATACGGATGGGGCAGCAATTTATCTTATTGGAAACGATTGCCAAATCGATAATTGCAGTTTTATAAATAATTGGGGTTATAATTTTGAAACATCCTCATCAGGAGGAGCCATTTGGATAAAGGGAAATAATATTGTAATTAACAATTCATATTTCTTTAATAATTCAGCTACCGCTGAAGTTGGATGGACATTCCATGGAGAGGAGATAACCTATTTGGCAGATGGATATGGCGGAGCAGCCTTTTTAGTTGGAAAAAATGTAAAAATAATCAATTCCCTTTTTGATAGTAGCCTTTCCCATGCACAAGGGGGAGCATTGTATTATAAGTCTGCATATGATTGTTCAATAATCAATTCAACCTTTTTAAATTCATTTTCTGTTGGAGAGGGAGGCGTAATCTATTTAGGTCAGAATATTGATGGGCTAATGATAGATTCTTGTAATTTTATAAACAACACTGCAGACGGATTGGATGGAGTTTTAGTCAAATACACCGATTTAGGCAGTGTTTTATATGCTTCAAAGTTCGCTGAAAATGTAGTGATCACTAATTCAAGTCTTTTAAACAATAAAGGAACCTCTGCAGTCTACTTTTTAGGAAATAACTTAAATATTTCAAATTCAATCATAGAAAATAATAATCTATCAACTGCAGTAATTTATATGAATGGAAGTATGAATGACAATTTCTGGTCTAAGAACTTTGATTCTGCAGATGAGTTTAAGAATGATTGCTTCATTATTCGAGATAATGAGTCTCAAGTTCCTGATACTTGGTTTAACTTAGTTTGTGATGGCTTGGATAGTTTAAAGGCGAAGGGTGTATATGATTATAATATGTCCTTTGTCTTAAAGGATGCTTCTTTAGATAATCATGCCTCAAAAATTTCATTAACAAATAATCTTCCTAATTATCATATTAACTTAAAAAACAGTGCAAAGAATAAGATTAATCCAAATGAACTTGTGATTGTTGACAATCAGGCAGACTTCACTTATGATTATATTGAGTCTGCTAAGGATTCCATTGATGTTTATGATGATTATAATAACTTGATCTTATCAAAGAAGGTTTTATCTGGAATAACTTATATTAATGATAGTGGAAATGATACAAAAGACCTTCAGGATGCAATTGATAGTGCCAGTTCTGGTTCTTTAATCTCATTATCCAATAAGACTTATGTTCTTGATACAATATTAATAAATAAGGATATTCACATATCTGGAGAAGAAAATACAACTGTCATGCTTTCAAATAGTTCAGATTATATATTTAAAATCTCTAATTGTTCTGCTGCAAACTATTCTGATTATGGCATAGCCATTTCAAACATTAATTTTATTTTAGATAATGGAGATATTGTTGCCTTAGCTGAAGCTGTAAATGGGTCTGGCTCATTATCTATTGATGTTGCTTCAATAAAGATAACAGACAACTCATTTACATCTCGTGAAGGTGTAGTGAGGGAATCAATTACTATTCTTGAGCTTGATAGCCAAAGGGCTGTCTTAGCACCTACAAGAAATATTTCTATTTCTAATAATTCCTTGGAAATTGGAATGAATCCATTTGATTTTAATGTAAAGTCTGTCATAAATGGCTCTGATGTTAGAGTGGATGTAGGGGGCAATTTAGCCAGCAAAAAAGCCAGTCAGATCATTTGTAAAGATATGGTCACTAAAGCCATTGCAAGCAATGTAGATTCCCGCTCTGGAGAATACTTTAATGTAAGCTTAAAGGATAGCCAAGGCAAACCATTGCAAAATAAGTTTGTTCAGATAGGTTTTAATGGTGCTGTTTATAATAGAACCACTAATGAAAGCGGAGAACTTAGATTACAGATAAATCTTGCTTATAAAGGAGTTTATACATTTGCCATATCCTATTTGGGTGATGATGAGTGCAACGGTTCATTTGAAGTTGCTAAGATAACTGTAAATCCTCAAAGTCCTATTTTAATGGCCAATAATGCAAAATATAAGGTATCATCTACTAAAACCCTTTCTGCTAGTTTTAAATCAATGAAAGGAAGTCCTATTTCTGGCAAGACAATCAAATTCACTGTAGATGGCAAGACTTATAGTGGAAAGACTAATTCTAATGGTATTGCTAGTGTGAAAGTTAGTTTAAATAAGAAGGGAACTTATAAATTCACTGCCAAGTTTGCAGGAGATAATACTTTTGCAGCGGTGACTAAGTCTGCTAAGGTGGTTATTAGTTAA
- the cfbC gene encoding Ni-sirohydrochlorin a,c-diamide reductive cyclase ATP-dependent reductase subunit: MKRQKKIAIYGKGGIGKSTTVANIAAAYSEDNKKVMVIGCDPKSDTTRTLCGKRIPTIVHTLKDNKKPELDDLVFEGFNKIKCVESGGPEPGVGCAGRGVIVAMKRLENLNAFEEEFDVILYDVLGDVVCGGFSVPLREDYADEVFIVSSGEYMSLYAANNISRGIKKLKGNLGGIICNCKGIDNEEEIVNSFAKEIGTQVIGVIGRSNLIQRSELDAKTVVEYAPESIESDAYRKLAKDIFDNDNYSTPQPMEDEDFENFFKSFID, translated from the coding sequence ATGAAAAGACAGAAAAAAATAGCTATCTATGGAAAAGGTGGTATAGGTAAAAGTACTACAGTAGCTAATATTGCAGCAGCTTACAGTGAAGACAATAAGAAAGTCATGGTTATTGGCTGCGATCCCAAGTCAGATACAACAAGAACATTATGCGGTAAGAGAATACCTACCATAGTTCATACCTTAAAGGACAATAAGAAGCCAGAGCTTGACGATTTGGTTTTCGAAGGATTTAATAAAATCAAATGTGTTGAAAGCGGAGGGCCAGAGCCGGGGGTAGGCTGTGCAGGTCGTGGTGTCATTGTTGCTATGAAACGTTTGGAGAACTTAAATGCCTTTGAAGAGGAATTTGATGTAATCTTATATGATGTTCTTGGAGATGTGGTCTGCGGAGGATTTTCAGTTCCTCTAAGGGAGGATTATGCTGATGAGGTCTTTATAGTATCCTCTGGAGAGTATATGTCATTATATGCTGCAAATAATATATCAAGAGGAATTAAAAAACTAAAAGGAAATCTTGGAGGCATTATCTGTAACTGCAAAGGTATAGACAATGAGGAAGAGATTGTTAATTCTTTTGCAAAGGAGATTGGCACTCAAGTGATTGGAGTGATTGGCAGAAGCAATCTCATTCAAAGGAGCGAGTTGGATGCAAAGACTGTAGTTGAGTATGCTCCTGAATCAATAGAGTCTGATGCTTATAGAAAGCTTGCAAAGGACATTTTTGATAATGATAATTATTCAACTCCACAGCCGATGGAAGATGAAGACTTCGAGAATTTCTTTAAATCATTTATTGATTAA
- a CDS encoding U32 family peptidase, whose translation MVELLAPAGNFISLSSALKNGADAVYIGLEDLNMRVNASNFSLEDIKKASEMTKEYGAKLYVCTNTIMKDKDIEMLKDQLPYIKEYGADGIILSDISLIELASQNGLEAHVSVQENTTNFYALKTLERLGAKRAILSRELSLDEIKEITRKLKESDSTIETEVFIHGAMCMAISGRCFLSYGLYGRSANCGDCLQPCRKEWKLSFEENEDDDVINFSDCDDESFIISQSYDDSYRTNFFSPKDMALIEHIPELIEAGIDSFKIEGRARSPDYVAAAVSVYRQAIDLYYDDPDNWQFNPEWMEELMKVFNRGYDTGFYFDTPYEISENNQSKFIKRDIGKVVNYYNKIRVAELKIWDDLALGEEIMIQGPTTGSITHVIESMQIDGKSIEKAEKGSNVAIAIDEKLRESDFVYKLVPREE comes from the coding sequence ATGGTAGAGTTATTGGCTCCAGCAGGAAATTTTATTTCATTAAGCAGTGCATTAAAGAATGGTGCTGATGCAGTTTATATTGGTCTTGAAGACCTTAATATGAGAGTTAATGCAAGCAATTTCTCTTTAGAGGATATTAAAAAGGCCAGTGAAATGACAAAGGAATATGGGGCTAAATTATACGTATGCACAAATACAATAATGAAAGATAAGGACATTGAAATGCTAAAAGATCAATTGCCATATATTAAGGAATATGGAGCTGACGGTATCATATTGTCAGATATTTCACTGATTGAATTGGCTTCTCAAAATGGCCTTGAAGCCCACGTTAGCGTTCAGGAAAATACCACTAATTTTTATGCCCTTAAGACCCTTGAAAGATTAGGTGCAAAAAGAGCCATCCTATCTCGAGAATTATCCTTAGATGAAATAAAGGAAATCACTAGAAAACTAAAGGAGTCAGATTCCACTATTGAAACTGAGGTTTTTATTCATGGTGCAATGTGCATGGCGATTTCAGGGCGCTGCTTTTTAAGCTATGGCCTTTATGGCAGAAGCGCCAATTGCGGAGATTGTCTCCAGCCTTGCAGAAAGGAATGGAAATTAAGCTTTGAGGAAAATGAAGATGATGATGTAATCAATTTCTCAGACTGTGATGACGAATCCTTCATAATATCCCAATCATATGACGATTCCTATAGGACAAATTTCTTCTCTCCAAAGGATATGGCATTGATTGAACATATTCCGGAGCTTATTGAAGCGGGAATCGATTCATTTAAGATAGAAGGGAGAGCAAGATCTCCTGATTATGTTGCCGCTGCAGTTTCCGTTTATAGGCAGGCCATTGATTTGTATTATGATGACCCAGATAATTGGCAATTTAATCCTGAATGGATGGAAGAGCTTATGAAAGTCTTCAATAGAGGCTATGACACAGGATTTTATTTTGACACTCCTTATGAGATCAGCGAAAACAATCAATCCAAGTTCATTAAAAGGGATATTGGAAAGGTTGTTAATTATTATAATAAGATTAGGGTTGCAGAGCTTAAGATATGGGATGATCTGGCTCTTGGTGAAGAGATAATGATTCAGGGACCTACTACAGGTTCAATCACACATGTGATAGAGTCTATGCAAATTGATGGAAAAAGTATAGAAAAGGCAGAAAAAGGTTCCAATGTGGCCATTGCCATTGATGAAAAATTAAGGGAAAGCGATTTTGTTTATAAGTTAGTTCCTCGCGAGGAGTAA
- the purF gene encoding amidophosphoribosyltransferase: MKDKCGIVGIHSKDSSKDVSHLIYYGLYALQHRGQESAGIATYNINYGLNFHCGMGLVTDVFNNSLINSLSGNVGIGHVRYSTTGQSKIENSQPFFTELDDGFIAMAHNGDIVNSGSLRDELTKKGYQFKSGTDSEVVCYLIKEAYEKDKDILNVIDAVSQKLIGSYSLVILINDELYVLRDPMAMKPLILGQTNDHFVVASESVAFDVIDAEIIRDMAPGELLYFKNNEINSYILPSAKGSRRAHCMFEYVYFARPDSVIDDRSVYNTRLRIGEALFKENPIDADLVLPVPDSSIPAAIGYSRASGIPYGEGLIKNRYVGRTFIMPTQEEREIAVRLKLNPLKHELVGKRVVVIDDSIVRGTTSESLVRILKAAGAKEVHMLIGCPPVIAPCYYGVALATKDELIAANLEIEEIRKQLGADTLGYISIESLIEAIGIDGDSLCLGCITEDYPTEIPEDLEAESYYDYYQDLKDAVEEDE; this comes from the coding sequence TTGAAAGATAAATGTGGTATAGTTGGGATTCACTCCAAAGACTCCTCTAAGGATGTTTCTCACTTAATTTATTATGGTTTATATGCTTTACAGCATAGGGGACAAGAATCTGCAGGAATAGCTACTTATAATATTAATTATGGCTTGAATTTCCATTGTGGAATGGGATTGGTAACTGATGTTTTTAATAACTCCCTAATCAATAGCCTAAGCGGAAATGTAGGTATTGGTCATGTTAGATATTCCACTACAGGCCAATCAAAAATAGAGAATTCACAGCCATTTTTCACAGAATTGGATGATGGATTTATCGCTATGGCTCACAATGGAGACATTGTAAACTCAGGTTCTTTAAGAGACGAATTAACTAAAAAAGGATACCAATTCAAGTCAGGCACTGATTCTGAGGTTGTCTGTTATTTAATTAAAGAGGCATATGAAAAAGATAAGGATATTCTCAATGTTATTGATGCTGTTTCCCAAAAGCTAATTGGTTCTTATTCCTTAGTTATTTTAATCAATGATGAATTATATGTTTTAAGAGATCCTATGGCAATGAAACCTTTGATTTTAGGCCAAACCAATGATCATTTTGTTGTAGCATCTGAATCTGTTGCATTTGATGTCATAGATGCTGAAATCATCCGTGACATGGCGCCTGGGGAATTGCTATACTTTAAGAATAATGAGATTAATTCCTATATCTTGCCATCTGCAAAAGGTTCCAGAAGAGCCCATTGTATGTTTGAATATGTTTACTTCGCTCGTCCAGACAGTGTCATAGATGATAGAAGCGTTTATAATACAAGGCTTAGAATCGGTGAAGCATTGTTTAAGGAAAACCCTATTGATGCAGATTTAGTTTTACCTGTTCCTGACTCCTCTATTCCTGCTGCTATCGGCTATTCAAGAGCTTCAGGGATTCCATATGGTGAGGGATTAATTAAAAACAGATATGTTGGAAGAACATTCATTATGCCTACTCAAGAAGAGCGTGAAATTGCTGTTAGGCTCAAATTGAATCCTTTAAAACATGAATTGGTTGGAAAACGTGTTGTTGTAATAGATGACAGTATTGTAAGAGGAACAACTTCCGAATCTTTAGTTAGAATCCTTAAGGCTGCTGGAGCTAAGGAAGTTCATATGCTAATCGGTTGCCCTCCGGTAATCGCTCCATGTTACTATGGGGTTGCTTTGGCAACTAAAGATGAATTGATTGCAGCTAATTTGGAAATTGAAGAAATCAGAAAGCAGTTAGGTGCTGATACATTAGGTTATATAAGCATTGAATCTCTTATCGAAGCCATTGGCATAGATGGGGACAGCTTATGTTTAGGTTGTATTACTGAAGACTATCCTACTGAAATACCTGAGGATTTAGAGGCTGAATCCTATTATGATTACTATCAAGACCTAAAGGATGCTGTTGAAGAAGATGAATAG
- the galE gene encoding UDP-glucose 4-epimerase GalE, whose protein sequence is MILITGGAGYIGSHINKLLNKSGYETIVLDNLSKGHKKAVKWGSLVNADLSDSDKLREIFQNNDIEAVMHFAAFSSVAESVEEPEKYFKNNFENTANLLRIMKEFRVRKFIFSSTAALYGIPKEIPISESAELKPINPYGESKLMVENLLKDESDFGGLKYVSLRYFNAAGADLDCEIGEDHNPESHLIPLVLDAAIGRRNSISIFGDDYDTPDGTCIRDYIHVQDLADAHLKALQYLEEPFNDSNIFNLGNGNGFSVKEVIDTCKKVTGIDFEVKVEGRRPGDPDILIADSKKAEEVLKWKPEYPDLEDIVESAWNWHKKLHG, encoded by the coding sequence ATGATTTTAATTACTGGTGGAGCAGGCTATATTGGCTCCCATATTAATAAATTATTAAATAAATCCGGTTATGAGACTATTGTTTTAGACAATTTGTCTAAAGGACACAAAAAAGCTGTTAAATGGGGCAGTCTTGTAAATGCAGATTTAAGTGACAGTGATAAATTAAGAGAGATCTTTCAAAATAATGATATAGAGGCAGTAATGCACTTTGCTGCTTTTTCATCTGTTGCAGAATCTGTAGAAGAGCCTGAAAAGTATTTTAAAAATAATTTTGAAAATACAGCTAATCTTTTAAGGATTATGAAGGAGTTTAGAGTAAGAAAATTCATATTCTCCTCAACTGCAGCTTTATATGGTATTCCAAAGGAGATTCCTATAAGCGAATCAGCTGAATTAAAGCCAATCAATCCCTATGGAGAGTCTAAATTAATGGTTGAAAACCTATTAAAGGACGAATCTGACTTTGGAGGATTGAAATATGTCTCGCTACGTTATTTCAATGCAGCAGGTGCAGATTTGGATTGTGAGATTGGCGAAGATCATAATCCAGAGTCTCATTTGATTCCTTTGGTCTTGGATGCAGCAATTGGAAGAAGAAACAGCATTTCCATTTTTGGTGATGACTATGACACTCCAGACGGAACATGCATAAGGGATTATATTCATGTTCAAGACTTGGCTGATGCTCATTTAAAGGCATTGCAATACTTAGAAGAGCCTTTTAATGACAGCAATATATTTAACCTTGGAAACGGCAATGGATTTTCTGTAAAGGAAGTCATTGACACTTGTAAAAAGGTTACAGGAATAGACTTTGAAGTGAAGGTGGAAGGGCGCAGACCTGGAGACCCAGATATCTTAATTGCAGATTCCAAAAAAGCAGAAGAAGTCTTAAAATGGAAACCAGAGTATCCAGATTTGGAAGACATTGTTGAATCTGCTTGGAATTGGCATAAGAAACTTCACGGATAA
- a CDS encoding NAD(P)/FAD-dependent oxidoreductase, producing MIKTDVLVIGAGPAGSSAARFAAKGGVDVILMDKKSEIGAPKRCAEGVSKKTFDKLDLEMDPHWVTQEIAGVRLVAPDGTDVWLDEDVIDLPEAGYILERKVFDKHMAMEAGREGAQIKIKTQAKGLKREEDGSFTVTCESMGETFDINAKIIIGADGPESHVARWAGLKAYTKPKHMEAGVQFEMCNAKMEKSNVLEFYFGSVAPGGYFWLFPKGDDIVNAGLAIIPDMAGDKSAYEYLVDAVNNCYATKDAQPVELNVGGDPVGGLVKEMYGDNIMLCGDAASQVNPLTGGGITNGMMGGRFAGEVAAEAIKAGDCSKDFLKKYEDLVKEEMGHEMQKYTKVCDYLWTLDDDDLNSIAHAFQDMEFTKISTTELVKAVIKVQPKAALKLGKLFL from the coding sequence ATGATTAAAACTGATGTATTGGTTATTGGTGCTGGACCTGCTGGTTCTTCAGCTGCTAGATTTGCAGCTAAAGGCGGCGTAGATGTTATTCTTATGGATAAGAAATCCGAAATAGGCGCTCCTAAAAGATGTGCTGAAGGTGTATCCAAAAAGACTTTTGATAAGTTAGACCTTGAAATGGATCCTCATTGGGTTACCCAAGAAATTGCAGGGGTCAGATTAGTCGCTCCTGACGGAACTGATGTATGGCTTGATGAAGATGTTATTGACTTGCCTGAAGCAGGATATATCCTAGAGAGAAAAGTCTTTGATAAGCATATGGCTATGGAAGCAGGAAGAGAAGGAGCTCAAATTAAAATCAAAACCCAAGCTAAAGGCTTGAAAAGAGAAGAAGATGGAAGCTTCACTGTAACTTGCGAATCCATGGGTGAAACCTTTGACATTAATGCTAAAATAATTATCGGTGCAGACGGTCCTGAAAGCCATGTTGCAAGATGGGCTGGCTTGAAGGCATACACCAAACCTAAACACATGGAAGCTGGAGTTCAGTTTGAAATGTGTAACGCAAAAATGGAAAAGAGCAATGTTCTTGAATTCTACTTTGGAAGCGTAGCTCCTGGAGGATACTTCTGGCTTTTCCCTAAAGGAGATGACATTGTAAATGCAGGACTTGCTATCATTCCAGATATGGCTGGAGATAAATCCGCTTACGAATACTTAGTTGATGCTGTAAACAACTGTTATGCTACTAAAGACGCTCAGCCTGTTGAATTGAATGTAGGGGGAGACCCTGTAGGCGGGCTTGTTAAGGAAATGTACGGCGACAATATCATGCTTTGTGGAGATGCAGCAAGCCAAGTAAACCCATTGACTGGTGGAGGAATCACCAATGGTATGATGGGCGGAAGATTTGCTGGTGAAGTGGCTGCTGAAGCTATTAAAGCAGGGGACTGCTCTAAAGACTTCCTTAAAAAGTATGAAGATTTAGTTAAAGAAGAAATGGGTCATGAAATGCAAAAATACACTAAAGTCTGTGATTACTTATGGACTTTAGATGATGATGACTTAAACAGCATCGCTCATGCTTTCCAAGATATGGAATTTACTAAAATAAGTACAACTGAGCTTGTTAAGGCTGTTATTAAGGTTCAACCAAAAGCAGCTTTGAAGTTAGGTAAGTTGTTCTTATAA
- a CDS encoding 4Fe-4S binding protein: MIVKDWCSYCGCCAGVCARNCIEVKETALVISDDCNDCGICVKACPLAALELEE, encoded by the coding sequence ATGATTGTAAAAGACTGGTGTTCATACTGTGGCTGCTGTGCAGGAGTATGTGCAAGAAACTGCATAGAAGTTAAAGAAACTGCTTTAGTCATCTCTGATGACTGTAATGATTGTGGAATTTGTGTAAAAGCTTGTCCTTTAGCGGCATTGGAATTAGAAGAATAG
- a CDS encoding acyltransferase, whose protein sequence is MPSFLNIRGNNHDPKDPQLIRDGIKLGVNYKRFSKEPVLGKNILLRSNTVIYNDVIIGDDFKTGHNVVVRDHTTIGDDVLIGTNTVIEGGCKIGSNVSIQSNVYIPRNSIIEDNVFVGPCACFTNDRYPVRVEYDLKGPQLRKGCSVGGNTTFLSNIEVGEGAIVAAGAVVTRSVPPYYLAIGTPAKIKPLPTSLRVPNMI, encoded by the coding sequence ATGCCTAGTTTTTTAAATATACGTGGAAATAATCATGACCCTAAAGACCCTCAATTAATTAGAGACGGTATTAAATTGGGAGTAAACTATAAAAGATTCTCTAAAGAGCCAGTATTAGGTAAAAATATCTTGCTTAGATCAAATACTGTTATCTATAATGATGTTATCATAGGGGATGACTTTAAAACTGGACATAATGTTGTTGTAAGGGACCATACCACCATTGGTGATGATGTGTTGATAGGTACAAACACTGTCATTGAAGGTGGATGTAAGATCGGAAGTAATGTAAGCATCCAATCCAATGTATACATTCCACGAAACAGTATAATTGAAGATAATGTATTTGTAGGTCCTTGTGCCTGTTTTACCAATGACAGATATCCTGTTAGAGTTGAATATGATTTGAAAGGCCCTCAGCTTAGAAAAGGATGTTCTGTTGGTGGAAATACAACATTCTTATCTAATATTGAAGTTGGAGAAGGAGCTATTGTAGCTGCAGGTGCAGTTGTAACACGTAGTGTGCCTCCTTATTATTTGGCTATAGGTACTCCTGCTAAGATTAAGCCGTTGCCAACTTCTTTAAGAGTTCCGAATATGATTTAA
- a CDS encoding ATPase encodes MVYDVSALLSHINRIRREIGHEEVNIEIKEVLYNIETNEMWIITNDRPDKSAVIGKGGWVVGRLREELQINSIHVESYSDFLTKEYRMGLSLNKLKSFVTTEDLSDDVKLSLYNLIDLLTIKSDNLYSFDFKSYFDDLENGPYSYFEAEKPVAIVALSGGTDSSFSLILAKKLGFNPIAVTVDPGTIVLPNQFKYNIDKLTSKLDVKHEYIPVAYDDIIEDSLAGRFHPCGRCSKRIEETLFKYAVDNDIPMVIFGDMLSTGSQCITEQFYGENSEDSVSQDLEDSVSSDLEDSFNTELEDSINHKLIRLNLPAALAVSKLENKALTSHYELNKFKGFGCPLLYEVHKKFPHMKKYSIQRILRETRSSALEPGEALDLIWSFYKTD; translated from the coding sequence ATGGTTTATGATGTTAGTGCTCTTTTAAGTCATATTAATCGAATAAGGCGTGAGATAGGTCATGAAGAGGTTAATATAGAAATCAAAGAGGTTTTATATAATATTGAAACTAATGAGATGTGGATAATCACCAATGACCGTCCGGATAAGTCTGCAGTTATTGGAAAAGGAGGATGGGTTGTTGGAAGACTTAGAGAAGAGCTTCAAATAAATAGCATTCATGTGGAAAGCTATTCAGACTTTTTGACAAAGGAATATAGGATGGGACTGTCCTTAAATAAGCTAAAAAGCTTTGTCACAACAGAAGATTTAAGCGATGATGTTAAGCTTTCATTATACAATCTAATCGATTTATTAACTATCAAATCGGATAATTTGTATTCATTTGACTTTAAGTCCTATTTTGATGATTTGGAAAATGGCCCTTATTCGTATTTCGAAGCAGAGAAACCTGTTGCAATTGTAGCCTTATCTGGAGGGACAGATAGTAGCTTTTCATTGATACTTGCAAAAAAATTAGGATTTAATCCTATAGCTGTTACTGTAGATCCTGGAACTATCGTGCTTCCAAATCAATTCAAATATAATATTGACAAGTTAACAAGCAAGCTGGATGTAAAGCATGAATATATTCCAGTGGCTTATGATGATATAATTGAAGATTCACTTGCAGGGAGATTCCATCCTTGCGGAAGGTGTTCAAAAAGAATAGAGGAAACTTTATTTAAATATGCTGTAGATAATGATATTCCTATGGTTATATTTGGAGATATGCTGTCAACTGGCAGTCAATGCATAACTGAGCAGTTTTATGGTGAAAACTCTGAAGATTCAGTTTCTCAAGATTTAGAAGATTCAGTTTCTTCAGATTTAGAAGATTCATTCAATACTGAATTAGAAGATTCCATCAATCATAAACTTATTAGACTTAATCTACCGGCTGCACTAGCTGTTTCCAAATTGGAGAATAAAGCTCTAACAAGCCATTATGAATTAAATAAATTTAAGGGATTCGGATGCCCTTTATTGTATGAGGTTCATAAGAAGTTTCCACATATGAAGAAGTATTCCATTCAAAGAATCCTAAGGGAAACTCGTTCAAGTGCTTTAGAGCCTGGTGAAGCTTTAGATTTAATTTGGAGTTTTTATAAAACTGATTAG